GCCGGGCAGGTGAATACCTCGGGCATTGCGTACCGGATCGACCCGGGCGTGAACAAAAAACTCATTGCGAAGGGTCCGACTTTGCCGGGGATGGATATTGAGCAGAGCGGCTTCAAGAATGCCGATCTCCAGCTGACCGATGCCCAGATCCTGACCAATATCTATGCCGTGCAGCGGCGGCAAAATCTGCCCTTGTCGGACAAGCTTGTATCCAGCGCCGGATGCAAGGTCAACCTTGACGTGGAGATGGAAACCGGGACCGGCAAAACCTACTGCTATGTCAAGACCTTCTTAAAAGTGAAGAATCGCATCCTTTTTATCAGTCTTATTTTAATGATATTAAAGCCGCAACAGTTCTGAGTGAAGACAAAATTCGATTTGATTTTGCTCGCCAAAACCGAGAGCTTCATCTTATCGCCTGTGAACTTCCGATACTTTCCAAAAAATATTATGCAAAACAGCCTTTTTCTGAATCGAGCCTTTCTATTCCGATTGGCAGTGGGCCGTATATTGTCGATAAAATAATCCCTGGCAAGTCAATCTCCTACATCAAAAATTCGAACTATTGGGCAAAGTCTCACCCTGTCAGAAAGAATATGTTCAACTTTCAAACAATTACTCATAAATATTATAAAGATCAGCTTGTCTCTGTTGAGGCCTTCAAATCTGGTGATTTTGACTTTATGTATGTCAATATTGCCAAACAGTGGGCCCGGGATCTTGTCGGCGACAAGTTTGAATCAAAACAGATCATTAAGGAGTACCTTGACCACAAAAATAATGCCGGAATGCAATGCTTTGTGATGAATACTCGCAAGGAACTCTTTAGTGATATTAATGTGCGACAGGCTATCGGCCTGGCATTTGATTTTGAATGGACAAACAAGACCTTGTTTTTTGACCAATATACACAAACAGATAGTTATTTCAGCAACTCAAAACTGGCAGCAAACGGTCTGCCTCAAGGTCTTGAGCTTCACTATTTGAATGAATTTAAAGATAAACTCCCGATAGAAGTTTTCAGTCAGCCGTTAACCATGGTTTCAACCGCGCCTCCCAATAGTCTGCGGGGTAATTTGCGCAAAGCCAAGCAACTGCTGGAACAGTCCGGCTGGACAATTCAGGATGGTATACTGGTAAAAAATTCAGATCCAAACCAAGAGTTTAAATTTGAAATAGTACTTGCCTCGCCCTCCTTTGAACGTGTTATGGCGCCTTTTGTAAAGAATCTCGAGAAGTTGGGCATACTGGCAACGTATAGGACAATTGATCCGGCTCTTTACACCAGAAGGCTGAAAAGTTTTGATTTTGATATGCTTGTTAATGTCTTTGGTCAATCACAGTCACCTGGTAACGAGCAGCGCAGTTACTGGCACTCATCTGCTGCGGAACAGACCGGATCCAGAAATCTGATTGGTTTAAAAGATCCTGTAGTTGATGCACTTGTTGACAAGATTATCTACGCAACAACCCAAATTGAACTGGAAGCAGCCTGCAAAGCACTTGATCGTGTCCTTTGGTATGGATATTATGTGGTGCCCAACTGGTATGTGGCAAGACATCGGGTAGTGTATTGGAACAAGTTTAAGAAACCAGAAAAACTTCCACTCTATTATCAGCCCGATGAAGCCTTAATGACCTGGTGGATGGCCGATTAAACGAAACTTGACAAACCAAATCAACCAATTAACCAATTAACCAACAATCAATGTCTTCCTATATTGTACGCCGCATACTCTTTATGATACCTACACTTTTTGGTGTCATGCTAGTCACATTTACTGTAACCCAGTTTGTCCCTGGAGGTCCTGTTGAGCGCTTGGTGGCTCAACTTGAAGGACATGGCGGCGGCAGTGAAGCAAGCTCAGGTTCCACAATTTATATGGGACGGCAGGGTTTGGATCAAGAGCGCATGGATACGCTAAAATCTACGTATGGATTTGATAAACCACCGATTGAACGTTTTTTTACTATGATGAAAAACTATCTGACTTTTGACTTTGGCATGAGTTACTACCATCATCAAACTGTCGTAAATCTTGTCATTTCAAAGCTACCCGTATCAATGTCTCTTGGCTTGTGGAGCTTTTTTATCGTATATCTTACCTGCATTCCTTTAGGTATAAAAAAAGCTGTTGTTGACGGCAGCTCTTTTGATGTCTTTACGTCCACAATAATACTGATAGGGTATGCAATTCCGGGATTTGTCCTCGCCATCCTTCTCATCGTGCTCTTTGGCGGAGGAAGTTTCTGGAATATATTTCCTCTACGAGGACTGGTTTCAGATAACTGGTCTGAACTTACTTTTATGAGCAAGATTCTTGATTATTTATGGCACATGGTACTGCCTATTATCGCAAGTACAGTCGGTAGCTTAGCTGTAATGACCCTTCTTACCAAAAACTCGTTTTTAGAAGAGATTCGAAAACAATATGTAATTACCGCCAGGGCTAAAGGTCTTTCTGAGAATCAGGTTTTATATCGACATATTTTTCGTAACGCTATTATTCCCATAATTACCGGCTTTCCAGGCTCCTTTATCGCCGCTTTTTTTACCGGCAGCCTTTTAATTTAAACTATCTTTTCTTTGGACGGCATGGGGTTACTCGCCTATGAATCCATTATGAACCGGGATTATCCGGTTGTTCTTGGAACGCTCTATTTTTTTACAATTATCGGTCTGTTTGCCAGGCTTTTGTCGGATTTAAGTTATGTACTCGTTGATCCTCGTATCAGTTTTGAAAGTGTAAAGTAAATTGAAATCAAACAAATCACCATACAGCCTTTCGCTGCGCCGCTGGCGACGTTTCAAAAAAAATAAAAGAGGCTTCTACAGCCTTATTATTTTCACGGTACTTTTCCTTTTCAGCTTGTTCGCTGAAGCGGTAAGTAACGACAAGCCATTTCTGGTGATTTATGAGGGTGACTATTATTTCCCAACCTTTGTTTCATACCCGGAAACAACCTTTGGTGGAGATTTTGACACTGAAACGGACTACCGTGATCCTTACATACTGGATAAGATAACAACAGATTCGAATAAAACGTTGTTTCCCTTAAATCGGCATAGTTTTGCATCTATTAATTATAATCTTGACCAACCAGTTCCCTCCCCTCCCTCCAAAGAGAACCTACTTGGCACAGATGATCGTGGACGTGATGTCCTGGCACGCCTGATTTATGGTTTTCGATTATCAGTCCTTTTTGGTTTTGCCTTGACCTTTCTGGGTACGATAGTCGGTATCTTGGCTGGTGCCATTCAGGGCTACTTTGGTGGAAAGACGGACCTTCTGTTTCAACGATTCATTGAAATATGGGGTTCAATGCCGGAACTATATCTTCTCATAATTTTTTCATCAATTTTTAAACCCAGCATCACTTTACTGTTAATCCTTTTATCGATGTTTGGCTGGATGGGGCTTTCAGATTATGTCCGTGCCGAGTTTTTAAGGGGCCGTAATCTCGATTATGTTACGGCGGCCAAGGCCTTAGGTGTCAGTAATCCAACAATCATGTTTCGGCATCTTCTTCCTAATGGCATGACACCAGTTATTACCTTTCTGCCCTTTCGAATGTCTGGTGCCATACTCGCCCTTACTAGCCTTGATTTCCTTGGCCTCGGAGTTCCGCCACCAACGCCGAGCCTCGGTGAACTTCTGGCCCAGGGCAAAAATAATATAGATGCCTGGTGGCTTTCCTTAAGTAGTTTTTTCGTACTAGTCGGCACTTTGGTGTTGCTGATATTTATTGGCGAGGCCTTACGAGAAGCCTTTGACCCGAGAAAGGTATAACTGTGCTGAAAATTAACAATCTTACAGTTAAATTCCTCATGGATACAGGCGATAAAGTGGCCGTTCGTGACATTTCACTACACATACCTCCCGGAAAAACGGTGGCTCTTGTTGGTGAATCCGGTTCCGGAAAATCAGTTACAGCCTTGTCAATATTACGTCTTTTAGAGTCCGTTTCGAATATAGAACAGTCCGGCGAGGTACTGTTTAATAATCAAAATCTTTTACAGCTTAATGCCTCTGAAATCCGGCAGGTGCGTGGCAATGAAATTGCCATGATTTTCCAAGAACCAATGACTTCCTTAAATCCTGTCTATTCCATTGGCAGCCAGATAATTGAACCATTTATAATTCATCAAAACCTCTCCCCGAATGAGGCCAGGCAAAAATCAATTCAATTACTCAATAAATGCGGCATATTGGATCCTCACCTTAAAATTGATCAGTACCCTCACCAATTATCTGGGGGGCAGCGGCAGCGAGTAATGATAGCCATGGCCCTGGCCTGCCGACCAAGCCTGCTGATAGCCGATGAGCCGACAACCGCCTTAGATGTTACTGTTCAAGCCCAGATTCTAACTATGATCAAGGAGTTGCAGAGTGAACTGGAGATGTCTGTTTTCCTGATAACGCATGATCTACACATGGTTCAATCATTTGCCGACTACGTTTATATAATGAATGATGGTCAAATTGTTGAGTCTGGTAAGACCAATGAAATTTTCTCTAATCCGGCAGATCCCTACACGAAACATCTGCTTGGTAGTATTCCGCAGGGACAGCCGGAAAACATTCCATCGGTAAACGACTTGATTAAAGTACATGACATAACGGTTCGCTTCACCTCCTCTTCTGGTTTTTTAGGCCGCCACAAAACCTTTTTTGAGGCAGTAAAAAACGTGTCGCTTGCGATACCAAGAGGTTCAACTTTTGGCCTCGTTGGTGAGTCTGGTTCAGGGAAAAGCACCTTAGGTTTTGCCATTCTACGGTTACAAAACTCTTCCGGCCAGGTTGAATTTGACTCAAATGACATCAGCGCCTTGAGTGGAAAGCAGTTACGAAAACTACGAAAAAGAATGCAGATTGTTTTTCAGGATCCTTTCTCTTCATTATCTCCACGAAGAACGATATTTCAAATTATTGCAGAAGGGTTGCGTATTCATTACCCGGATTTACACGCCTCAGAGGTCGAAACTGCGGTGGTTGAAGCACTCGAAGATGTAGGGCTTTCATCTGAGATAATGCATCGATACCCACATGAGTTTTCAGGTGGTCAACGCCAAAGAATTGCCATTGCCAGGGTCATTATTTTAAAGCCCGAGTTTCTGGTCCTCGATGAACCGACCTCGGCCCTGGATATGACAATTCAGGCCCAGATTATCGATCTGTTAAAAGAGTTACAAAAAAAATTCAACATAACCTATCTTTTTATTACCCATGACCTCAGGGTAATAAAAGCTATGGCTAATTTTTTGGCAGTTATGAAAGGTGGTGAAATTGTTGAGACCGGTGTGGCACATGAGATCTTTAGTAATCCCCAACACTCTTATACTAAAAGCCTATTTAAAGCGGCATTTTTAGAATAGACATTTTTGCCTGAAATCGAGTGTTTTCAGAAAGCCTGAGAAGCACCGTAGTCGAATTCCAGTGGAGCAATGCGGATCTTGACCTTCAATTTTTTACTGAATCATTCTAAGGGATCCGTCAATTATCTCTGCCCTCTGAAGATGAGATGGCTCCCAAGCCGACAATCTCCATCAACTTCCCGTAGGTGGTCACCATGTCGTACTTAACGTGCTCTGGATCTATCTTGCGGTTGACTTCCGCAAAGAACTTGCGGGCGCATTCGATTTTCGTATGCTCGATGGCCCGCAGCTCCATGCTGGACACGGAGCCTTTGGTCTCGGCGACGAAATAGATGTGCTTGATTGAGCCTTCCTTGAAAGAAATGGCCCAGTCCGGGTTGTAGTCGCCGACGGGAGTGGGAATAAAGAACCCCTTGGGTAGTTTCGCATAAACGACCACCTCGGTACTGGTATCCAGCTCTTTCACAAACTCCCGCTCAACCTTGGAGTCGGTGATACAGAAGTCGTAAATGTGGTTCTTCAACTTCTCTCCGGCTTTGGTGAAGTCCTGCTTACTTTGGCCTGTGGTGAAAATATCGATATCATGGGTTTCGGTAATATTGTCGTAACTCAGCCGCTCAATGATGATCGTGGCCTTCTGCTCATTGATAAGCCGTGAGCTTTCGGCAATGAAATGCTCCGGGTTCAGTTTGAATTGCTTGAAAACAGCTGGTTGAACGTTGCTCAATATATCCGCGATTGTTTTCCGAGTGAGCTGGGTGTTTTCGGCAATCTTGCCGAGCAGGTCATAGGAGACCATGGAATGAACGTTTGTTCCATATTCGGTATTTGTTTCGCGGAGCTCAAATGCCTGGCCAGATTTGAGTTGATCGTATCTTGTCTGTTCTGTCTGTTCACCTTTCTGGACGGTGTAAGTTAGTGGGGTCACCCGCAACTCATTGTCCAGAATTCGGATGCAGTTTCGAATGAGTTCATTGGAATCGAACTCGACACGGTAAACAGCCTTCTGATTGATCCGGCTCCAGAGCGCCTT
This portion of the Desulfobulbaceae bacterium genome encodes:
- a CDS encoding ABC transporter substrate-binding protein, coding for MLCQDLLKSEESHPFYQSYFNDIKAATVLSEDKIRFDFARQNRELHLIACELPILSKKYYAKQPFSESSLSIPIGSGPYIVDKIIPGKSISYIKNSNYWAKSHPVRKNMFNFQTITHKYYKDQLVSVEAFKSGDFDFMYVNIAKQWARDLVGDKFESKQIIKEYLDHKNNAGMQCFVMNTRKELFSDINVRQAIGLAFDFEWTNKTLFFDQYTQTDSYFSNSKLAANGLPQGLELHYLNEFKDKLPIEVFSQPLTMVSTAPPNSLRGNLRKAKQLLEQSGWTIQDGILVKNSDPNQEFKFEIVLASPSFERVMAPFVKNLEKLGILATYRTIDPALYTRRLKSFDFDMLVNVFGQSQSPGNEQRSYWHSSAAEQTGSRNLIGLKDPVVDALVDKIIYATTQIELEAACKALDRVLWYGYYVVPNWYVARHRVVYWNKFKKPEKLPLYYQPDEALMTWWMAD
- a CDS encoding ABC transporter permease, translated to MKSNKSPYSLSLRRWRRFKKNKRGFYSLIIFTVLFLFSLFAEAVSNDKPFLVIYEGDYYFPTFVSYPETTFGGDFDTETDYRDPYILDKITTDSNKTLFPLNRHSFASINYNLDQPVPSPPSKENLLGTDDRGRDVLARLIYGFRLSVLFGFALTFLGTIVGILAGAIQGYFGGKTDLLFQRFIEIWGSMPELYLLIIFSSIFKPSITLLLILLSMFGWMGLSDYVRAEFLRGRNLDYVTAAKALGVSNPTIMFRHLLPNGMTPVITFLPFRMSGAILALTSLDFLGLGVPPPTPSLGELLAQGKNNIDAWWLSLSSFFVLVGTLVLLIFIGEALREAFDPRKV
- a CDS encoding ABC transporter ATP-binding protein — its product is MDTGDKVAVRDISLHIPPGKTVALVGESGSGKSVTALSILRLLESVSNIEQSGEVLFNNQNLLQLNASEIRQVRGNEIAMIFQEPMTSLNPVYSIGSQIIEPFIIHQNLSPNEARQKSIQLLNKCGILDPHLKIDQYPHQLSGGQRQRVMIAMALACRPSLLIADEPTTALDVTVQAQILTMIKELQSELEMSVFLITHDLHMVQSFADYVYIMNDGQIVESGKTNEIFSNPADPYTKHLLGSIPQGQPENIPSVNDLIKVHDITVRFTSSSGFLGRHKTFFEAVKNVSLAIPRGSTFGLVGESGSGKSTLGFAILRLQNSSGQVEFDSNDISALSGKQLRKLRKRMQIVFQDPFSSLSPRRTIFQIIAEGLRIHYPDLHASEVETAVVEALEDVGLSSEIMHRYPHEFSGGQRQRIAIARVIILKPEFLVLDEPTSALDMTIQAQIIDLLKELQKKFNITYLFITHDLRVIKAMANFLAVMKGGEIVETGVAHEIFSNPQHSYTKSLFKAAFLE